In Engraulis encrasicolus isolate BLACKSEA-1 unplaced genomic scaffold, IST_EnEncr_1.0 scaffold_44_np1212, whole genome shotgun sequence, a genomic segment contains:
- the LOC134444085 gene encoding GTPase IMAP family member 4-like, producing the protein MAAADIGNTTDMSELRLVLLGGNAADKRAAGNTILGTEESQRDSIQDRESRQGEVAGRRLTVVDTLDWFSSGLSEKDMRQDVGNCVRLSAPGPHAFLLVVPVEPSEGTEKRMLEKMEDFFGEGCWTHTLIIFIHTEGQVERSVEELLQTGSQELQQLVEKCGNRCHLLNIRDTPDDTEITQLLEKIGEMVSGNREEVYNSETYQEAERQLRGVERKMTRQREER; encoded by the coding sequence TGTCAGAACTTAGGTTGGTGCTGCTGGGTGGAAATGCAGCTGACAAGAGGGCagcaggaaacaccatcctgggaacAGAGGAATCACAAAGGGACAGCATCCAggacagagagagcagacaggGAGAGGTGGCCGGGAGACGGTTGACTGTAGTGGACACTCTAGATTGGTTCAGCAGTGGACTCTCTGAGAAGGACATGAGACAGGACGTAGGAAattgtgtccgtctgtctgccccAGGACCTCACGCCTTCCTCCTGGTGGTTCCAGTGGAGCCGTCTGAAGGGACGGAAAAGAGGAtgctggagaagatggaggacTTTTTTGGGGAGGGctgttggacacacacactaattatttTCATCCATACTGAGGGGCAGgtagagaggagtgtggaggagttgCTCCAGACAGGGAGCCAGGAGCTCCAGCAgctggtagagaaatgtgggaacaggtgtCACCTTCTCAACATCAGGGACACACCTGATGACACCGAGATCACACAGCTACTAGAGAAAATAGGAGAGATGGTGTCAGGAAACAGAGAGGAAGTGTACAATAGTGAGACCTAccaggaggcagagagacagctcagaggggtggagagaaagatgacgaggcaaagagaggaaagg